One genomic segment of Ictidomys tridecemlineatus isolate mIctTri1 chromosome Y, mIctTri1.hap1, whole genome shotgun sequence includes these proteins:
- the LOC101970919 gene encoding uncharacterized protein LOC101970919 isoform X5: protein MLTQTGDGPYESTVCGKVISYSNDIQRHEDSCTGWQPDECQQCDEASSSPTDVQSHTRTHTGGKAFQSEVCGTAFHSPTLFRIHERTHSGEKSHECKEGGKTLVSPTGLHSHVITHTGKALFKCNVCGKDFAYRSLFRIHQRKHTREKPYESQQCGKALTTLSYLQIHEQNHTGEKTNEYQQCEKVFTTSLSLDRHERAHTGEKPYQCQQCGKAYSTSSYLQIHEQIHAGEKPNECQQCGKVFTTSSSLHRHERTHTGEKPYECKQCGKAFTNSTILHRHEKTHTGEKPYECQQCGKAFSTSSYLQIHERTHTGEKPYECKQCGKAFTNSSILHRHEKTHTGEKPYECQQCEKAFTTLSYLQIHEQIHTGEKTNECQQCGKVFSTSSSLHRHERTHTGEKPYQCQQCGKAYTTLSYLQIHEQFHAGEKPNECQQCGKVFTTSFSLHRHEWMHTGEKPYECKQCGKAFALLSSLHSHKKTHTENKPYECQQCGKVFTTSFNLHRHEQMHTREKPYECKQCGKAFTKSSKLHRHEQMHTREKPYDCKQCGKAFSMSSKLHRHEKTHTGEKPYECQQCGKAFSTSSYLQIHERTHSGEKPYACKQCGKAFTDSSKLHRHERAHTREKQYECQQCGKACTTLSYLQIHEQRHTGVNPNECQQCGKVFTTSFSLCRHERTHSGEKPYQCQQCGKVYSTASNLHIHEQTHSGVKPYECKQCGKAFARSSQLHKHEQTHTGGKPYECKQCGKAFAESSQLHRHERTHRGEKPYECQQCGKAFATSSHLKSHGRTHTGEKPYQCKQCGKAFAQSHHLHRHEKTHTGEKTYEYQQCGEPLDTSSESHIHGSIHAEEKPNEYQQCGKVFFLFFLSQT, encoded by the coding sequence ATGTTAACACAAACTGGAGATGGACCCTATGAAAGTACAGTATGTGGGAAAGTCATCAGCTATTCCAATGACATTCAAAGGCATGAAGATTCTTGTACTGGGTGGCAACCtgatgaatgtcaacaatgtgatGAAGCCTCATCTTCTCCCACAGATGTTCAAAGTCACACAAGAACACATACCGGAGGTAAAGCTTTTCAAAGTGAGGTATGTGGGACAGCCTTTCATTCCCCCACTTTATTTAgaatacatgaaagaactcattctGGAGAGAAATCCCATGAGTGTAAAGAAGGTGGTAAAACCTTGGTTTCACCCACAGGTCTACACAGTCACGTGATCACGCACACTGGGAAAGCACTTTTTAAATGTAACgtatgtgggaaagactttgctTACCGAAGTTTATTTAgaatacatcagagaaaacatactagagagaaaccctatgaaagtcaacaatgtggaaaagccctAACTACTTTgtcttaccttcagatacatgaacaaaACCATACTGGCGAGAAGACCAATGAATACCAACAATGTGAAAAAGTCTTCACTACTTCTTTATCCCTTGACAGACATGAACGAgcgcatactggagagaagccctatcaatgtcaacaatgtgggaaagcctacAGTACTTCatcttaccttcagatacatgaacaaatccatgctggagagaagcccaatgaatgccaacaatgtggaaaagtcttcactacttcttcttcccttcacagacatgaacggacgcatactggagagaagccctatgaatgtaagcagtgtggcaaagccttcactaaCTCCACTATacttcacagacatgaaaaaactcatactggggagaagccctatgaatgtcaacaatgtgggaaagccttcagtacttcttcctaccttcagatacatgagcggactcatactggggagaagccctatgaatgtaagcagtgtgggaaagccttcactaaCTCCTCTATacttcacagacatgaaaaaactcatactggggagaagccatatgaatgtcaacaatgtgaaAAAGCCTTCACTACTTTgtcttaccttcagatacatgaacaaatccatactggagagaagaccaatgaatgccaacaatgtggaaaagtcttctctacttcttcttcccttcacagacatgaacgaacgcatactggagagaagccctatcaatgtcaacaatgtggaaaagcctacaCTACTTTatcttaccttcagatacatgaacaattccatgctggagagaagcccaatgaatgccaacaatgtggaaaagtcttcactacTTCTTTTTCCCTTCACCGACATGAATGgatgcatactggagagaagccctatgaatgtaagcagtgtggcaaagcttttgctcTATTGTCTAGCCTTCACTCACATAAAAAAACTCATACGGAAAAtaaaccctatgaatgtcaacaatgtggaaaagtcttcactacttcttttaaccttcacagacatgaacaaatgcatactagagagaagccctatgaatgtaagcagtgtggcaaagccttcactaaGTCCTCTAAACTTCACAGACATGAACAAATgcatactagagagaagccctatgactgtaagcagtgtggcaaagccttcagtATGTCCTCTAaacttcacagacatgaaaaaactcatactggggagaagccctatgaatgtcaacaatgtgggaaagccttcagtacttcttcctaccttcagatacatgagcGGACTCATagtggggagaagccctatgcatgtaagcagtgtggcaaagccttcactgaCTCCTCTAaacttcacagacatgaaagagcacatactagagagaaacaatatgaatgtcaacaatgtgggaaagcctgcACTACTTTgtcttaccttcagatacatgaacaacGCCATACTGGAGTGAATCCCAATGAAtgccaacaatgtggaaaagtctttaCTACTTCTTTTTCCCTCTGCAGACATGAACGGACTCATAGTGGAGAAAAGCCCTatcaatgtcaacaatgtggaaaagtctacAGTACTGCCTCTAACCTTCACATACATGAACAAACCCATTCTGGAGTGAAGCCCTATGAGTGTAAGCAGTgcggaaaagcctttgctagatcttctCAGCTTCACAAACATgaacaaactcatactggagggaagccctatgaatgtaaacagtgtggcaaagcctttgctgaATCTTCTCAGCTTCACAGACATGAACGAACTCATagaggagagaagccctatgaatgtcaacaatgtggaaaagcctttgctacatccagtCACCTTAAGagtcatggaagaacacatacgggagagaagccctatcaatgtaagcagtgtggcaaagccttcgcTCAATCCCATCAtcttcacagacatgaaaaaacgcatactggagagaagactTATGAATATCAACAATGTGGAGAACCCCTTGACACATCCAGTGAATCTCACATACATGGAAGTATTCATGCAGAAGAGAAGCCTAATGAAtaccaacaatgtggaaaagtctttttcttgttttttctttcacagaCATGA
- the LOC101970919 gene encoding uncharacterized protein LOC101970919 isoform X3 — MPIICRHTIVDTPRGLLITDVSDLRGCGCELHAGGVGFAGCFPEEPLQRCDAGSPQKPGIYRQITSHYGPECYKQEECEEKPGELKLYRKSLVSLKSVHTQMLTQTGDGPYESTVCGKVISYSNDIQRHEDSCTGWQPDECQQCDEASSSPTDVQSHTRTHTGGKAFQSEVCGTAFHSPTLFRIHERTHSGEKSHECKEGGKTLVSPTGLHSHVITHTGKALFKCNVCGKDFAYRSLFRIHQRKHTREKPYESQQCGKALTTLSYLQIHEQNHTGEKTNEYQQCEKVFTTSLSLDRHERAHTGEKPYQCQQCGKAYSTSSYLQIHEQIHAGEKPNECQQCGKVFTTSSSLHRHERTHTGEKPYECKQCGKAFTNSTILHRHEKTHTGEKPYECQQCGKAFSTSSYLQIHERTHTGEKPYECKQCGKAFTNSSILHRHEKTHTGEKPYECQQCEKAFTTLSYLQIHEQIHTGEKTNECQQCGKVFSTSSSLHRHERTHTGEKPYQCQQCGKAYTTLSYLQIHEQFHAGEKPNECQQCGKVFTTSFSLHRHEWMHTGEKPYECKQCGKAFALLSSLHSHKKTHTENKPYECQQCGKVFTTSFNLHRHEQMHTREKPYECKQCGKAFTKSSKLHRHEQMHTREKPYDCKQCGKAFSMSSKLHRHEKTHTGEKPYECQQCGKAFSTSSYLQIHERTHSGEKPYACKQCGKAFTDSSKLHRHERAHTREKQYECQQCGKACTTLSYLQIHEQRHTGVNPNECQQCGKVFTTSFSLCRHERTHSGEKPYQCQQCGKVYSTASNLHIHEQTHSGVKPYECKQCGKAFARSSQLHKHEQTHTGGKPYECKQCGKAFAESSQLHRHERTHRGEKPYECQQCGKAFATSSHLKSHGRTHTGEKPYQCKQCGKAFAQSHHLHRHEKTHTGEKTYEYQQCGEPLDTSSESHIHGSIHAEEKPNEYQQCGKVFFLFFLSQT; from the exons ATGTCAGTGACCTtcgaggatgtggctgtgaacttcatGCAGGAGGAGTGGGATTTGCTGGATGCttcccagaagaacctttacagagatgtgatgctggaagtcctcagaaacctggcATCTATAG GCAGATCACATCTCACTATGGACCCGAATGCTACAAGCAGGAAGAATGTGAGGAGAAGCCAGGTGAATTGAAACTATACaggaaatctctggtttctctcaaAAGTGTTCATACACAAATGTTAACACAAACTGGAGATGGACCCTATGAAAGTACAGTATGTGGGAAAGTCATCAGCTATTCCAATGACATTCAAAGGCATGAAGATTCTTGTACTGGGTGGCAACCtgatgaatgtcaacaatgtgatGAAGCCTCATCTTCTCCCACAGATGTTCAAAGTCACACAAGAACACATACCGGAGGTAAAGCTTTTCAAAGTGAGGTATGTGGGACAGCCTTTCATTCCCCCACTTTATTTAgaatacatgaaagaactcattctGGAGAGAAATCCCATGAGTGTAAAGAAGGTGGTAAAACCTTGGTTTCACCCACAGGTCTACACAGTCACGTGATCACGCACACTGGGAAAGCACTTTTTAAATGTAACgtatgtgggaaagactttgctTACCGAAGTTTATTTAgaatacatcagagaaaacatactagagagaaaccctatgaaagtcaacaatgtggaaaagccctAACTACTTTgtcttaccttcagatacatgaacaaaACCATACTGGCGAGAAGACCAATGAATACCAACAATGTGAAAAAGTCTTCACTACTTCTTTATCCCTTGACAGACATGAACGAgcgcatactggagagaagccctatcaatgtcaacaatgtgggaaagcctacAGTACTTCatcttaccttcagatacatgaacaaatccatgctggagagaagcccaatgaatgccaacaatgtggaaaagtcttcactacttcttcttcccttcacagacatgaacggacgcatactggagagaagccctatgaatgtaagcagtgtggcaaagccttcactaaCTCCACTATacttcacagacatgaaaaaactcatactggggagaagccctatgaatgtcaacaatgtgggaaagccttcagtacttcttcctaccttcagatacatgagcggactcatactggggagaagccctatgaatgtaagcagtgtgggaaagccttcactaaCTCCTCTATacttcacagacatgaaaaaactcatactggggagaagccatatgaatgtcaacaatgtgaaAAAGCCTTCACTACTTTgtcttaccttcagatacatgaacaaatccatactggagagaagaccaatgaatgccaacaatgtggaaaagtcttctctacttcttcttcccttcacagacatgaacgaacgcatactggagagaagccctatcaatgtcaacaatgtggaaaagcctacaCTACTTTatcttaccttcagatacatgaacaattccatgctggagagaagcccaatgaatgccaacaatgtggaaaagtcttcactacTTCTTTTTCCCTTCACCGACATGAATGgatgcatactggagagaagccctatgaatgtaagcagtgtggcaaagcttttgctcTATTGTCTAGCCTTCACTCACATAAAAAAACTCATACGGAAAAtaaaccctatgaatgtcaacaatgtggaaaagtcttcactacttcttttaaccttcacagacatgaacaaatgcatactagagagaagccctatgaatgtaagcagtgtggcaaagccttcactaaGTCCTCTAAACTTCACAGACATGAACAAATgcatactagagagaagccctatgactgtaagcagtgtggcaaagccttcagtATGTCCTCTAaacttcacagacatgaaaaaactcatactggggagaagccctatgaatgtcaacaatgtgggaaagccttcagtacttcttcctaccttcagatacatgagcGGACTCATagtggggagaagccctatgcatgtaagcagtgtggcaaagccttcactgaCTCCTCTAaacttcacagacatgaaagagcacatactagagagaaacaatatgaatgtcaacaatgtgggaaagcctgcACTACTTTgtcttaccttcagatacatgaacaacGCCATACTGGAGTGAATCCCAATGAAtgccaacaatgtggaaaagtctttaCTACTTCTTTTTCCCTCTGCAGACATGAACGGACTCATAGTGGAGAAAAGCCCTatcaatgtcaacaatgtggaaaagtctacAGTACTGCCTCTAACCTTCACATACATGAACAAACCCATTCTGGAGTGAAGCCCTATGAGTGTAAGCAGTgcggaaaagcctttgctagatcttctCAGCTTCACAAACATgaacaaactcatactggagggaagccctatgaatgtaaacagtgtggcaaagcctttgctgaATCTTCTCAGCTTCACAGACATGAACGAACTCATagaggagagaagccctatgaatgtcaacaatgtggaaaagcctttgctacatccagtCACCTTAAGagtcatggaagaacacatacgggagagaagccctatcaatgtaagcagtgtggcaaagccttcgcTCAATCCCATCAtcttcacagacatgaaaaaacgcatactggagagaagactTATGAATATCAACAATGTGGAGAACCCCTTGACACATCCAGTGAATCTCACATACATGGAAGTATTCATGCAGAAGAGAAGCCTAATGAAtaccaacaatgtggaaaagtctttttcttgttttttctttcacagaCATGA